TTTGGACTCGTCCTCTTCGCGACGGAACGCCTGCACGAGTCCGACGGCCTGGAGCGAGCGCTGGATTTGCGTCGTCACGCTCGCGTCGGCTTCACGCTGGGCGACGTTGTACCGCTCGAGGCGTCGGCCGAAGTACTTGATCGTCAGGAACAGTGCCGGCACGACGCCGAAGGCGACGAGCGTGAGCCACGCGTTCATGTCGAGCATGACGACCAGCGTCATGCCGAGCGCGACGACGTTGGTGAACCAGCCGGTGATGGTCTTGAGAATGCCCTGGACGCCGTGCGTGTCGTAGCTGAGGCGATAGATCGCGTCGCCCTGCGGGACACTGCGGTGGTACTGCAGGCCCAGCGCCTGGAGCTTCTGGAACAGCTCCGCCTGGACACGCGTCCGGCCGGTGTAGCCGAGGACGATGTTGAGCATCGCCTGCCACGCCTGGAGCAGCTCTTTGAGCAGCCGAAGCCCGAGCATGAGGCCAGCCAGGATCAGGACCGTCCGCAGCGTCTGGTCGCGGGGCACCCAGTCGAAGAACCGGTAGACGAAC
The DNA window shown above is from Planctomycetota bacterium and carries:
- a CDS encoding ABC transporter transmembrane domain-containing protein, which translates into the protein MPLLRRSLSYYREDAGRIALSLALIIAMTALGLLAPVPLAIFINAFTDQAGDADGFVYRFFDWVPRDQTLRTVLILAGLMLGLRLLKELLQAWQAMLNIVLGYTGRTRVQAELFQKLQALGLQYHRSVPQGDAIYRLSYDTHGVQGILKTITGWFTNVVALGMTLVVMLDMNAWLTLVAFGVVPALFLTIKYFGRRLERYNVAQREADASVTTQIQRSLQAVGLVQAFRREEDESKRFGTSVRSYVDASLSLHRQEVLYWLVLGVILGTGAAALFGFGGWFVA